Proteins found in one Streptomyces sp. CB09001 genomic segment:
- a CDS encoding MerR family transcriptional regulator — MFQTPSGGAGQGAAVTDSGLMSIGAVLNALRDEFPDITISKIRFLESEGLVEPRRTPAGYRKFSVRDVERLGQVLRMQRDHYLPLKVIREHLDAVERGEAVALPRVGRQRDGEAAEPEPAESPTVARIGRDELLATAGIGEQELKEWESYGLLVPLPDGAYDAEAVTVASLVVQLGRFGIEPRHLRVMKAAADREAGLVDQVVAPLKRHRNPQTRAHAEARTKELAGLAVKLHAALVQTALGVRLP; from the coding sequence ATGTTTCAAACACCGAGCGGCGGTGCCGGGCAAGGCGCCGCCGTCACGGACAGTGGGCTGATGAGCATCGGCGCAGTGCTGAACGCGCTGCGTGACGAGTTCCCCGACATCACCATCTCCAAGATCCGTTTCCTGGAGTCGGAGGGCCTCGTCGAGCCGCGGCGGACTCCGGCCGGGTATCGCAAGTTCAGCGTGCGCGACGTCGAGCGGCTCGGCCAGGTGCTGCGCATGCAGCGGGACCACTACCTGCCGCTCAAGGTGATCCGTGAGCACCTGGACGCCGTGGAGCGCGGCGAGGCCGTGGCGCTGCCGCGGGTCGGCCGGCAGCGGGACGGGGAGGCGGCCGAGCCCGAGCCCGCCGAGAGCCCGACGGTGGCCCGGATCGGGCGCGACGAGCTGCTGGCCACGGCCGGGATCGGCGAGCAGGAGCTGAAGGAGTGGGAGTCGTACGGACTCCTCGTCCCGCTGCCCGACGGGGCGTACGACGCCGAGGCGGTCACGGTGGCGTCGCTGGTGGTGCAGCTGGGGCGGTTCGGGATCGAACCGCGGCACCTGCGGGTGATGAAGGCCGCAGCCGACCGCGAGGCCGGGCTCGTCGACCAGGTGGTGGCCCCGCTGAAGCGTCACCGCAACCCCCAGACCAGGGCACACGCGGAAGCCCGCACCAAGGAGCTGGCGGGGCTCGCGGTGAAACTGCACGCGGCGCTGGTGCAGACCGCC
- a CDS encoding FHA domain-containing protein encodes MPHGRVCFGQGESPVKLFAKLFGKSAREGSGDNATARHRAQPDAEGRRPMYRDQVGGPGAPSVDPAQSGGIGFGQPSAPGAGGGFTPDPYASNAPAGQSRQEDPSMSALVCTRCGNRNAENSRFCSNCGAPLRPGAVPERASETTSTISISGLEAYDAEVTGQTAMPALSPEAQAAVDALPLGSALLVVRRGPNSGSRFLLDGELTTAGRHPQSDIFLDDVTVSRRHVEFRRSPDGSFTVADVGSLNGTYVNRERIDQVALSNGDEVQIGKYRLVFYASQRGY; translated from the coding sequence CTGCCCCACGGGCGGGTCTGTTTCGGTCAAGGGGAATCGCCCGTGAAGTTGTTTGCGAAGTTGTTCGGCAAGAGCGCACGAGAGGGCAGCGGCGACAACGCCACCGCCCGCCATCGCGCACAGCCCGACGCGGAGGGCCGACGCCCGATGTACCGGGACCAGGTGGGTGGTCCGGGCGCGCCGTCTGTTGACCCTGCTCAGTCCGGCGGCATAGGTTTCGGCCAGCCCTCGGCCCCGGGTGCGGGTGGAGGGTTCACCCCCGACCCGTACGCGTCGAACGCCCCGGCGGGGCAGTCGCGGCAGGAGGATCCGTCCATGTCGGCCCTGGTCTGTACGAGGTGCGGCAACCGCAACGCGGAGAACAGCCGTTTCTGCTCCAACTGCGGTGCTCCGCTGCGGCCCGGCGCGGTCCCGGAGCGTGCGTCCGAGACCACCTCCACGATCTCCATCTCCGGTCTCGAGGCCTACGACGCCGAGGTCACCGGCCAGACGGCGATGCCGGCGCTCTCTCCCGAGGCGCAGGCGGCCGTGGACGCGCTGCCCCTGGGCTCCGCCCTCCTGGTCGTGCGCCGCGGGCCGAACTCGGGCAGCCGCTTCCTGCTGGACGGCGAGCTGACCACGGCCGGGCGTCATCCGCAGAGCGACATCTTCCTGGACGACGTGACGGTCTCGCGCCGGCACGTGGAGTTCCGGCGCAGCCCGGACGGGTCGTTCACGGTCGCCGACGTCGGCAGCCTGAACGGCACCTATGTGAACCGGGAGCGCATCGACCAGGTCGCCCTGTCGAACGGTGACGAGGTGCAGATCGGCAAGTACCGGCTGGTGTTCTACGCGAGCCAGCGGGGTTACTGA
- a CDS encoding DUF881 domain-containing protein: MSDDEQPANRLRKELPDEVPPARPPSADDPAGDVPGGAQPEPNQGTGRQRLLKGLWPPRLTRAQLIVALLLFGLGFGLAVQVASNSESDSALRGARQEDLVRILDELDDRTQRLEDEKQGLEKQRDELENSSDQAEEARKQTLEKERQLGILAGTVAAQGPGITVTIEDTKGTVEADMLLDAIQELRAAGAEAIQVNGVRVVAGTYLADADNSVGVDGNKINAPYRFQVIGKPQDLEPALNIPGGVVQTLEKEQATVTVERSSKIVVDALRAAERPDYARSSSQ, encoded by the coding sequence ATGAGCGACGACGAGCAGCCCGCGAACAGGTTGCGCAAGGAGCTGCCGGACGAGGTGCCGCCGGCGCGGCCACCGTCGGCGGACGACCCCGCGGGCGACGTCCCGGGCGGCGCGCAGCCGGAGCCGAACCAAGGGACCGGCAGGCAGCGGCTCCTGAAGGGGCTGTGGCCGCCGCGTCTGACTCGGGCCCAACTGATCGTCGCCCTGCTCCTGTTCGGGCTCGGGTTCGGCCTCGCGGTTCAGGTGGCGTCCAACAGTGAGAGCGACAGTGCGCTGCGGGGCGCCCGCCAGGAGGATCTGGTCCGCATCCTGGATGAACTGGACGACCGTACTCAGCGTCTTGAAGACGAGAAGCAGGGCCTCGAGAAGCAGCGCGACGAGCTGGAGAACAGCTCCGACCAGGCGGAGGAGGCCCGCAAACAGACGCTCGAGAAGGAGCGGCAACTGGGCATCCTCGCGGGCACCGTGGCCGCGCAGGGGCCCGGCATCACGGTGACCATCGAGGACACGAAGGGGACGGTCGAGGCGGACATGCTGCTCGACGCCATCCAGGAGCTGCGCGCGGCGGGTGCGGAGGCGATCCAGGTGAACGGCGTACGGGTCGTCGCAGGCACGTATCTCGCGGACGCCGACAACTCCGTCGGCGTCGACGGGAACAAGATCAACGCGCCGTATCGTTTCCAGGTCATCGGCAAGCCGCAGGACCTCGAACCGGCTCTCAACATTCCTGGAGGAGTGGTGCAGACTCTGGAGAAGGAACAGGCCACCGTTACTGTTGAGCGGTCGAGCAAGATCGTCGTGGACGCCTTGCGAGCGGCGGAGCGGCCTGACTACGCTCGGTCGTCCTCCCAGTGA
- a CDS encoding small basic family protein, which translates to MIAVLGLVVGVVAGLLVRPEVPAAVEPYLPIAVVAALDAVFGGLRAMLDGIFDDKVFVVSFLSNVVVAALIVFLGDKLGVGAQLSTGVVVVLGIRIFSNAAAIRRHVFRA; encoded by the coding sequence GTGATCGCCGTACTGGGCCTCGTCGTGGGAGTCGTGGCCGGATTGCTGGTCCGGCCCGAGGTGCCGGCGGCCGTGGAGCCGTATCTGCCGATCGCCGTCGTGGCGGCGCTGGACGCCGTGTTCGGCGGGCTGCGGGCCATGCTCGACGGCATCTTCGACGACAAGGTCTTCGTGGTGTCGTTCCTGTCGAACGTGGTCGTGGCCGCACTGATCGTGTTCCTGGGCGACAAGCTGGGCGTCGGAGCCCAGCTGTCCACCGGGGTCGTGGTGGTCCTCGGCATCCGTATCTTCTCCAACGCCGCGGCGATCCGACGCCACGTCTTCCGGGCGTGA
- a CDS encoding DUF881 domain-containing protein: protein MCGMPQPPPVRSTPTRPARPDASMSLLTNVMDHSLDDGYAEAAARKKADGSGGMPKTLRAKLGLAAGLVLAALVVTVGAAQARVAAPGVAKEREELVDRIEGETSAADELEKSVDELRDDVDARRRQALEKSGDGDRSDLVGILSGAVEVHGPGVKLVVNDAKDVGGTGADGQPRGTSGFSDTGRVRDRDMQRVVNGLWESGAEAISINGQRLTALSAIRAAGDAILVDNRPLVPPYTVLAVGDGERLSKGFQDSADGLYLHALQESYGIRTAISVADDLKLPAAPSVIVRTAQPITEKGTS, encoded by the coding sequence ATGTGCGGCATGCCGCAGCCACCCCCCGTTCGGAGCACACCCACGCGGCCCGCGCGCCCGGACGCGTCCATGTCGCTGCTCACGAACGTCATGGACCACAGCCTCGACGACGGATACGCCGAGGCCGCCGCGCGGAAGAAGGCCGACGGCAGCGGGGGCATGCCCAAGACGCTGCGCGCCAAGCTGGGCCTGGCGGCCGGTCTGGTCCTGGCGGCGCTGGTCGTGACGGTCGGGGCGGCCCAGGCACGGGTCGCCGCTCCCGGCGTCGCCAAGGAGCGTGAAGAGCTGGTCGACCGCATAGAGGGGGAGACCTCGGCGGCCGACGAGCTGGAGAAGAGCGTCGACGAACTGCGCGACGACGTGGACGCCCGCCGGCGCCAGGCGCTGGAGAAGAGCGGTGACGGCGACCGGTCCGACCTGGTGGGGATCCTGTCGGGCGCGGTGGAAGTGCACGGCCCCGGCGTGAAGCTCGTGGTGAACGACGCCAAGGACGTCGGCGGCACGGGCGCCGACGGGCAGCCGCGCGGCACCTCCGGATTCTCCGACACGGGACGGGTGCGGGACCGGGACATGCAGCGTGTGGTGAACGGGCTGTGGGAGTCGGGCGCCGAGGCGATCTCCATCAACGGACAGCGGCTGACCGCGCTGTCGGCGATCAGGGCCGCCGGTGACGCGATACTGGTCGACAACAGGCCGCTGGTGCCGCCGTACACGGTGCTCGCGGTGGGGGACGGGGAGCGGCTGAGCAAGGGGTTCCAGGACAGTGCCGACGGGCTGTACCTGCATGCCCTTCAGGAGAGCTACGGCATCCGGACCGCCATCTCCGTCGCGGACGACCTCAAGCTGCCGGCCGCACCGAGTGTGATCGTACGTACAGCACAGCCGATAACCGAGAAGGGCACATCGTGA
- a CDS encoding mannose-1-phosphate guanyltransferase — protein sequence MKAVVMAGGEGTRLRPMTSSMPKPLLPVVNRPIMEHVLRLLKRHGLNETVVTVQFLASLVKNYFGDGEELGMELTYANEEKPLGTAGSVKNAEEALKDDAFLVISGDALTDFDLTDLINFHKEKGSLVTVCLTRVPNPLEFGITIVDEEGKVERFLEKPTWGQVFSDTVNTGIYVMEPEVFNYVDPDVPVDWSGDVFPQLMKEGKPIYGYVAEGYWEDVGTHESYVKAQADVLERKVDVDIDGFEISPGVWVAEGAEVHPDAVLRGPLYVGDYAKVEAGAEIREHTVIGSNVVVKSGAFLHKAVVADNVYVGPHSNLRGCVVGKNTDIMRAARIEDGAVIGDECLVGEESIIQGNVRVYPFKTIEAGAFVNTSVIWESRGQAHLFGARGVSGILNVEITPELAVRLAGAYATTLKKGSTVTTARDHSRGARALKRAVISALQASAIDVRDLENVPLPVARQQTARGSAGGIMIRTTLGVPDSVDIMFFDGQGADLSQGSQRKLDRVFARQEYRRAFPGEIGDLHFPSSVFDSYTGSLLRNVDITGIAESGLKVVVDASNGSAGLVLPSLLGKLGVDSLTINPGLDEARPTESADMRRSGLVRLGEIVASSRAAFGVRFDPVGERLSLVDEKGRIIEDDRALLVMLDLIAAERRSGRVALPVTTTRIAEQVAAYHGTQVEWTTTSPDDLTRVGGEEGAIFGGDGKGGFIVPEFSSVYDGTAAFVRLIGLVARTQLTLSQIDARIPRAHVLKRDLATPWAVKGLVMRRVVEAAGDRFVDTTDGVRVVETDGRWVMVLPDPAEAVTHLWAEGPDDASAQALLDEWAAVVDSAGR from the coding sequence ATGAAGGCCGTCGTGATGGCTGGAGGCGAAGGCACACGCCTTCGTCCCATGACCTCGAGCATGCCCAAGCCGCTCCTGCCGGTGGTCAACCGGCCGATCATGGAGCACGTACTTCGGCTGCTCAAAAGGCATGGGCTCAACGAGACCGTCGTGACCGTCCAGTTCCTGGCCTCACTGGTCAAGAACTACTTCGGTGACGGCGAGGAGCTCGGAATGGAGCTCACCTATGCCAACGAGGAGAAGCCACTCGGTACCGCCGGAAGCGTCAAGAACGCCGAGGAGGCATTGAAGGACGATGCCTTCCTCGTCATTTCCGGCGATGCCCTGACCGACTTCGACCTCACCGACCTGATCAATTTCCACAAGGAAAAGGGCTCGCTCGTCACTGTGTGTCTGACGCGCGTGCCCAACCCTCTGGAATTCGGTATCACCATCGTCGACGAAGAGGGCAAGGTCGAGCGCTTCCTGGAGAAGCCGACCTGGGGCCAGGTCTTCTCGGACACCGTGAACACCGGGATCTACGTCATGGAGCCCGAGGTCTTCAACTATGTCGACCCCGATGTGCCCGTGGACTGGTCCGGTGACGTCTTCCCGCAGCTGATGAAGGAAGGCAAGCCCATCTACGGCTATGTCGCCGAGGGCTACTGGGAGGACGTCGGTACCCACGAGAGCTATGTGAAGGCCCAGGCCGACGTTCTGGAACGCAAGGTCGACGTCGACATCGACGGCTTCGAGATCTCGCCCGGCGTCTGGGTGGCCGAGGGCGCGGAGGTGCACCCCGACGCGGTGCTGCGCGGGCCCCTGTACGTCGGCGACTACGCCAAGGTCGAGGCCGGCGCCGAGATCCGGGAACACACGGTCATCGGGTCCAACGTCGTCGTCAAGAGCGGCGCCTTCCTGCACAAGGCCGTGGTCGCCGACAACGTGTACGTCGGACCGCACAGCAACCTGCGGGGCTGCGTGGTCGGTAAGAACACCGACATCATGCGCGCCGCGCGCATCGAGGACGGCGCGGTCATCGGCGATGAATGCCTGGTCGGTGAAGAATCGATCATCCAGGGCAATGTGCGGGTCTACCCGTTCAAGACCATCGAGGCCGGTGCCTTCGTCAACACCTCGGTCATCTGGGAGTCCCGAGGGCAGGCGCACCTGTTCGGGGCCCGCGGAGTCTCCGGCATCCTGAACGTGGAGATCACGCCGGAGCTGGCCGTGCGGCTGGCCGGTGCCTACGCGACGACCCTGAAGAAGGGGTCGACCGTCACGACGGCCCGTGACCACTCCCGCGGTGCCCGGGCGCTGAAGCGGGCGGTGATCTCCGCGCTGCAGGCCAGCGCCATCGACGTACGCGACCTGGAGAACGTACCCCTGCCCGTGGCGCGGCAGCAGACCGCGCGGGGCAGTGCCGGCGGGATCATGATCCGGACCACCCTGGGGGTGCCGGACTCCGTCGACATCATGTTCTTCGACGGCCAGGGCGCCGATCTGTCGCAGGGGAGCCAGCGGAAGCTGGACCGGGTGTTCGCGCGGCAGGAGTACCGGCGGGCGTTCCCGGGAGAGATCGGCGACCTGCACTTCCCGTCCAGCGTGTTCGACTCGTACACCGGGTCCCTGCTGCGCAACGTCGACATCACCGGCATCGCCGAGTCCGGGCTCAAGGTGGTCGTCGACGCCTCCAACGGCAGCGCGGGGCTGGTGCTGCCGAGCCTGCTCGGGAAGCTCGGTGTGGACTCACTGACGATCAATCCCGGTCTCGACGAGGCCAGGCCCACCGAATCGGCCGACATGCGGCGGTCCGGTCTGGTGCGCCTAGGGGAGATCGTGGCGTCCTCGCGGGCCGCGTTCGGCGTGCGCTTCGACCCGGTCGGTGAACGGCTGTCGCTCGTCGACGAGAAGGGCCGCATCATCGAGGACGACCGGGCGCTGCTGGTGATGCTCGACCTGATCGCGGCCGAGCGGCGCAGCGGCCGGGTCGCGCTCCCGGTGACGACCACCAGGATCGCGGAGCAGGTCGCCGCGTACCACGGCACGCAGGTCGAGTGGACGACCACCTCCCCGGACGACCTCACGCGGGTGGGGGGCGAGGAGGGTGCGATCTTCGGCGGCGACGGCAAGGGCGGCTTCATCGTCCCGGAGTTCAGCAGTGTCTACGACGGCACGGCGGCCTTCGTGCGGCTGATCGGGCTGGTCGCACGCACGCAGCTCACGTTGAGCCAGATCGACGCGCGGATCCCGCGGGCGCACGTCCTCAAGCGTGATCTGGCCACGCCGTGGGCGGTCAAGGGCCTGGTGATGCGGCGGGTCGTCGAGGCGGCCGGAGACCGGTTCGTGGACACCACGGACGGGGTACGCGTGGTCGAGACCGACGGGCGCTGGGTGATGGTCCTGCCCGACCCCGCGGAGGCGGTCACGCATCTGTGGGCGGAGGGCCCCGACGACGCCTCCGCGCAGGCGCTGCTGGACGAGTGGGCCGCGGTGGTGGACAGCGCGGGCCGCTGA
- a CDS encoding CDP-alcohol phosphatidyltransferase family protein, whose protein sequence is MEVQETRVQTDRVLTIPNILSMARLAGVPLFLWLILRPEFGGPQSDGWALLVLALSGISDYLDGKLARRWNQISNLGRLLDPAADRLYILSTLVGLTWREILPLWLTLVLLAREAMLLVMVGILRRHGYPPPQVNFLGKAATFNLMYAFPLLLLSDGSGWIASLAAVFGWAFAGWGTTLYWWAGVLYVVQVRRLVRADAAAD, encoded by the coding sequence GTGGAGGTCCAGGAGACCCGCGTGCAGACCGACCGGGTCCTCACCATCCCGAACATCCTCAGCATGGCGCGCCTGGCCGGCGTGCCCCTGTTCCTGTGGCTCATCCTGCGGCCCGAGTTCGGCGGCCCGCAGAGCGACGGCTGGGCGCTGTTGGTGCTGGCCCTGAGCGGGATCAGCGACTACCTGGACGGAAAGCTCGCGCGGCGCTGGAATCAGATCAGCAACCTCGGCCGGCTCCTGGACCCGGCGGCTGACCGGCTCTATATCCTCTCCACCCTGGTGGGTCTCACCTGGCGCGAGATTCTCCCGCTCTGGTTGACCCTTGTACTGCTTGCCAGGGAAGCGATGCTGCTGGTGATGGTGGGCATCCTCCGGCGGCACGGCTATCCGCCGCCGCAGGTGAACTTCCTGGGCAAGGCCGCCACCTTCAACCTCATGTACGCCTTCCCCCTGCTTCTGCTGAGCGACGGCAGCGGATGGATCGCGTCACTCGCCGCCGTCTTCGGATGGGCGTTCGCCGGATGGGGTACAACCCTGTATTGGTGGGCAGGTGTTCTCTACGTGGTGCAGGTCCGCCGCCTGGTTCGTGCGGACGCCGCAGCCGATTGA